The genomic DNA AAATTCATTTTAAATTTATCTTTCATTTCTGCACCAACACCTTGTGTTGCTGAAATAGTTGTATCTGATATTATAGACAGATTATCTCCAAAATACGCTCCACCTATTACAGCAGAACAAGCTATAGCAACATTTATATTTGCAGATTCTGCAACTCCTATTGCTATCGGGGCAACTGCTGCTATCGTTCCCATTGATGTGCCTATTGCTGTTGATATTAAACAACTTATTATAAATACACCAGGTATTAAAAATTGTGATGGTATAAATGCTAACCCTAAATTTACTACTGAATCTACACCACCAATTGCTTTTGCTCCACCTTGAAATCCACCGACTAATAAATATATTATACCTATTAGTATTACACCTTTATTTCCTGCATTTTCACTAAATACATTTATTTTTTCATTTAATTTTACTTTTGGGTTTAACAACATTGCTGTTACAATTCCAAACATTAATGCAACTTGTCTTGGAAAATAACTAAACGCTTTTTCATAACCTGCATAAGTAAAATACAAGCCTGAACCTATATAGAGAAATAGGAATACTAATAATGGTATAAATGCTATTGCTCCCAAATTATAGTGTTTATTACTTTTTTCCATGATTACACCTTTCAAATATTATAGATTAAATTAATAAAAAGGGGTTTTAAAAACCCCCTATCTAATATTTATTATAGACTTTTTACTTTTTCAACTAAGCTTGCAAATTCTGTTGCGTTATTTACTGCTAAATCAGCTAATACTTTTCTGTCTAACTCTATTTCTAATTTCTTTAATCCATTCATAAATTTAGAATATGAGATACCATTTAATCTTGCTGCCGCATTAATTCTAATTATCCATAACTCTCTCATTGTTCTTTTCTTTAATTTTCTATGTTCTGTTGCGAACGCCATAGCTCTTCTTACAGCTTCACTTGCTTTTTTAAAGTTAGTTTTTCTTGTTCCTTTATATCCTTTTGCTTCTTTTAATATTTTCTTATGTTTTTTTCTTCTTATTATTCCAGTTTTTACTCTTGACATATTTTAATCTCCTCCTATCTTCCTTTACTTGTAACCAATAATTTTGCAACTTTTTCTGCTGCTCCACCTGAAATTACATAGTCATCTCCTAAGTGTTTCTTTCTCTTATGAGATTTTTTAGTTAATATATGGCTTTTCCCTGAGTGTCTTATAACAAATTTTCCGCTTCCTGTTACTTTTATTCTCTTTTTTGCTCCTTTATGTGTTTTCATCTTAGGCATAAATTTTCCTCCTTATTTTTTAGGTGATATTAATATGAATTTTTGTATTTGTTCTTTTCCATACTTTTTCTCTACAATAGCATTTTCTTCAAATAATTGTGCCATTTCATCTAAGATTTTTATAGCTGTGTCTATATGTTGTTTTTCTCTACCTGATAATCTTAAACTTACTTTAATTTTATATTCCTTTTCAAGAAATTTATTAATTTGAGTTACTTTTGTTTGCATATCATGGTCATCAATATGTGGCTTTATTCTCAATTCTTTTATTACGATATTCTTTTGTTTTTTCTTATTTTCTTTATCTTTTTTAGTTTTTTCATATCTAAATTTACCGTAATTCATTATTTTACATACTGGTGGTTCAGCATTTGGTGATATTTCTACCAAATCCAAATTTTGTTCATTAGCCATTTCCAAAGCCTCACTTGGTGTCATAACACCTAGACTTTCCCCATCTTCTCCAATAACTCTTATTTCTCTGCATCTGATTTTTTCATTTACTCTTACACCATCAGATTTATTAGTTCCTTTAATACAGAACACCTCCTAAATAATACTAATAAAAAAACAAGATATAAATCTTGTTTCTCAAATAGCTTAAAAACATTACAAGAACAAAAAAATTCTTGTAATAAATACTACATAACCTAACTCATTCAATTATGGAAAGGTGAGAAAACAATATTTCTTCTTCAACAAATTATTCAATTCTTTCTGATTCTACACTTTTTTTTAGTATTTGTCAATATTTTTTATTTATAGCATTTTTTCGTTTAATAAAATTGCTGTAAAATAACGAGTATGTCATTATTTTACAGCTATTATTTATCTGGCTACTCTTAGCATCCAATTTAATTTTTCATATTCCACTATGAAATTATCTATTATTGATGATGTTCCATAATCATTTTTTTCATCAGCTAATACTTTTATTTCTTTTGCACTTGATATAATATATGATACATCTTCTTTTAATGAATTTAATGCACTATCTATATCTATCTCAGTACTTGTTGCTTCTTTTATATTTGCAATTTCTAAATATTCTTTAAGACTAGATAAAGGTCTATTACCTAAAGCTAATATTCTTTCTGCAATAACATCTATTTCTTCATTTAATTGCTCATATATTTCATCTAATTTAGCATGAATTGAAAAGAAACCATGCCCCTTTATATTCCAATGATAATTTTGTACTTTTTTAGATAATACTGTTAAGTCTGCTAAAAATTGATTTAATCTTTTTTCCATATTTACTCTCCTTTTTTATTCTAGTTTTAAATTTGTATTCATTACAATTTATTATATTATAATTATATTTATATGTCAATAGCTAAAAATACCCAACACATTAGTATTGGGCACTTTTATTTATTTTTTCTCTTTCATTTTTTCTTTATATTTTCTAACTTGTCTTTCCATTTTATCTGCCATACCGTCAATAGCAGCGTATAAGTCTTTATCTTCACTTTCTATTCTAATTTTTTTTCCAGTAGCATATATTGTTGCATCTGCCTTATGAATTGGACCTTCAGATTTTGTTTTTTCAACTGTAAGCATTACATGAACCTCTGTAATGTTTTCAAGATATTTTCCTATCTTCTTACATTTTTCCTCAGCATACTCTCTAATAGGATCTGTTATTTTTAAATGTTGACCACTAATAATGATATTCATAAGAACACTCCCCTTCATCTTGTATACTAAATTATACCCCCCACAATATATGATTGTCAATTAAATTTAACTAATTTATAGTTCTCAACTTTATATTTAATTTTAGCTATATCTGCTAATTCTTTACTATGAGTAACTATAATAATACTTTGTTTCTTTTCTTTATTTATTTTTAAGAATAAATCATTTATTTTTTTGCTGTTATATTCATCAAGATTTCCTGTAGGTTCATCTGCAAGTATTATTTGAGGATCATTAATTAATGCTCTTGCAATAGCAATTCTTTGTTTTTCACCACCTGATAATTCATTTGGATAGTGTTTTGCTCTATTTTCTAAACCAACTAAATCTAAAAGTTCCATTGCTTTTTGCTCAATTTCTTTTTTTGTATATTTTCCTCTTTCAAGTGCAGGTAACATTATATTTTCAAGTGCTGTAAATTCAGCAAGTAAATAATGAAATTGAAAAACAAAACCTATATTTTCGCTTCTAAGTTCTGCTTCATTGATATTTTCAGGTATTTTTTCATTTATATATATTTTACCTTGAAAATCACTATCTAAAAGTCCTAAAATATTAAGCAGTGTCGTTTTCCCACTTCCTGATTTACCTTGTATTGAAACTAAATCTCCTTCTTCAATTGCCATGTTTATATTATCAAGTATTTTTATTTCTTCTACATTTGTCTTATATATTTTAGTAACATTTTCAAGTCTTAATAATGTTTGCATTTTTCCTCCTATGAATTAAACCTTATAGCGTTTGTAGGATCCATTTTTGCAGCTTTTCTTGCAGGTAATATTGAAGCAAGCAGTATTACTATAAGCGACACAGTATATATTAAAACTACTTCCTTAACACTTATACTTATTGGTAATTTTGAAATATAATAAGTTTTTGTAAGATAACTGTTTGATAAAAGACTTAATATTTTTAATACAATTGGCGTTAATATTGCAGATATAATCATACCTGTTACACCAAGTATTACACCTTCTAAAACAAAAATCTTAAGTATAGTTTTATCTTTATATCCACAGGCTTTTAAAATTCCAATATCTGTTGTCTTTTCTCTTACAGACATATTTAATATTACAGAAACCCCAAAACTTGCTATAATAAATAACATACTTAATATTACTACAAGTATAAACTCCTCAAATTCTATTGCACTTAAAAGATTTTTATTTTCATCAGCCCAAGAATATGAAAAAACTTTTTCATCTATCATATTTATTTTATTTATTATTTTCTTTATACTTTTAATATCGCTAGGATCTTTAACTTTAACTTCAAGAGTTTCAATTACATCTCCTTTTTCAAGTAAAATTTGTCCTATATTTACAGGTATTATAACAAAATTTTGATCATATGGTAAAAATCCTGTTTTAAAAATTTTACTAATTTTTAATCTTATTTCTTTACCATCTACTGTTACTACATTTATATAATTATCTACATCTACATCATTATTTTGTGCAAATTTTTCACCCACTATTGCATAAGGTTCATTTTTGCTAAGATGTTTTGATGTTTTTATAATATTTAAATTTATTTTTTCATCTTCAATACCTGTAATAAGAGGTACTACTACATTATTTTTAGCTTTGACAAATCCTTGAATTGAAACTCTTTTAACTACATCTTTTATATTTTCTTTATCAATTTTTTGTATTTTATCAATTATTTCTTTATATTTACCTTCTTTTTGAGTATCAATCATTACACTAATGTGTGGATTTAAGCTTAAAATTGAATTTATTGTATTTCTTTTTAACCCGTTTGAAATACTAAGTGATGTAAAAAAAACAATTAGAGCAAGTGATACCCCAATTATTGAAACTATTGATTGAAACTTTCTTTCTCTTATATGTCTATATGCAATAAATAAACTTACCATAAAACACTCCTATAATGTAACTTCAATGTCTGCAATTTTTGAAATCAAAGCAACAAAATTATATTTATTTGAAATATCAAGACTAATTATATATCTTTTATTTTCATTAGTTATTATTTCAAGACAATTACGATATACCTTAACTCCAACTTTAGTAAAAGGCAAAATCTTTAAACTTTTAACTTCTTTTAAATTTATCTTTAAATTTTTTTTTACAATTAACTTATTATCTTTTATACTGATATTATAACTAAACAATTCGAAAATATAGTAACATATGTATATTGTAATGATCCCAAATAAAGTTAATGCTAAAATATTTTTTTTGCTCCAATATGAATAAATATTATACGTTGAAAGAATTATTATTGATATAATAAAAATAATGGATTTTATAAAATATGAATTTGAAAGTCTAAATTTATATGATTTGGACATATCAACATCACATTTTTTTATTTTTTCTAAAAAGTCTTCTAAATTCAATTACTTTTCCTCCTTATTTTCCTCGTCAATTACTTTATAAATTCTTTCTCCTTCTTTTTTCATATTTAATTCTTCTCTTGCTATTTTCTCTACATTTTCATTTTTATTGCTTTGTTCTATTTCTTCTTCTAATTTTTTCTTTTTTATTTTCTCATTTTCTACTAGTTGTTGTAATTCTTTATGTTTTTTCTTTTCTTCTATTAT from Caviibacter abscessus includes the following:
- the rpmI gene encoding 50S ribosomal protein L35; the protein is MPKMKTHKGAKKRIKVTGSGKFVIRHSGKSHILTKKSHKRKKHLGDDYVISGGAAEKVAKLLVTSKGR
- the infC gene encoding translation initiation factor IF-3; the protein is MFCIKGTNKSDGVRVNEKIRCREIRVIGEDGESLGVMTPSEALEMANEQNLDLVEISPNAEPPVCKIMNYGKFRYEKTKKDKENKKKQKNIVIKELRIKPHIDDHDMQTKVTQINKFLEKEYKIKVSLRLSGREKQHIDTAIKILDEMAQLFEENAIVEKKYGKEQIQKFILISPKK
- a CDS encoding FtsB family cell division protein; its protein translation is MKTKIKSLIIFLFGILMFFVFIVPIFSKQKQIIEEKKKHKELQQLVENEKIKKKKLEEEIEQSNKNENVEKIAREELNMKKEGERIYKVIDEENKEEK
- a CDS encoding ABC transporter ATP-binding protein; amino-acid sequence: MQTLLRLENVTKIYKTNVEEIKILDNINMAIEEGDLVSIQGKSGSGKTTLLNILGLLDSDFQGKIYINEKIPENINEAELRSENIGFVFQFHYLLAEFTALENIMLPALERGKYTKKEIEQKAMELLDLVGLENRAKHYPNELSGGEKQRIAIARALINDPQIILADEPTGNLDEYNSKKINDLFLKINKEKKQSIIIVTHSKELADIAKIKYKVENYKLVKFN
- a CDS encoding Dps family protein translates to MEKRLNQFLADLTVLSKKVQNYHWNIKGHGFFSIHAKLDEIYEQLNEEIDVIAERILALGNRPLSSLKEYLEIANIKEATSTEIDIDSALNSLKEDVSYIISSAKEIKVLADEKNDYGTSSIIDNFIVEYEKLNWMLRVAR
- the rplT gene encoding 50S ribosomal protein L20, with protein sequence MSRVKTGIIRRKKHKKILKEAKGYKGTRKTNFKKASEAVRRAMAFATEHRKLKKRTMRELWIIRINAAARLNGISYSKFMNGLKKLEIELDRKVLADLAVNNATEFASLVEKVKSL
- the hpf gene encoding ribosome hibernation-promoting factor, HPF/YfiA family, producing the protein MNIIISGQHLKITDPIREYAEEKCKKIGKYLENITEVHVMLTVEKTKSEGPIHKADATIYATGKKIRIESEDKDLYAAIDGMADKMERQVRKYKEKMKEKK
- a CDS encoding ABC transporter permease, with amino-acid sequence MVSLFIAYRHIRERKFQSIVSIIGVSLALIVFFTSLSISNGLKRNTINSILSLNPHISVMIDTQKEGKYKEIIDKIQKIDKENIKDVVKRVSIQGFVKAKNNVVVPLITGIEDEKINLNIIKTSKHLSKNEPYAIVGEKFAQNNDVDVDNYINVVTVDGKEIRLKISKIFKTGFLPYDQNFVIIPVNIGQILLEKGDVIETLEVKVKDPSDIKSIKKIINKINMIDEKVFSYSWADENKNLLSAIEFEEFILVVILSMLFIIASFGVSVILNMSVREKTTDIGILKACGYKDKTILKIFVLEGVILGVTGMIISAILTPIVLKILSLLSNSYLTKTYYISKLPISISVKEVVLIYTVSLIVILLASILPARKAAKMDPTNAIRFNS